A single Thermoplasmata archaeon DNA region contains:
- a CDS encoding ABC transporter permease: MLREVRNVATILELEARRLRHDYSDIVIRSVQPILWLVVFGSVFTNYRVIPTGEYSYLEFVAPGVLGQSVLFVSIFFGLMLVWDRESGNLSKLLVSPASRYSIVFGKSLSAGIRSIAQGAVVILLILLVGIRFRTNPFLVLMVFPAIVLIAAVSASISIFFTSLLKTRERVMGIGQVLTMPLFFTSNALYPVSIMPWWLQWIAYANPLTYGINILRSLMLTGDLSGIPLDIAVLTGYLLVLTLVNGRLLQRIME, translated from the coding sequence ATGCTGAGAGAAGTCAGAAATGTGGCGACAATTCTAGAGCTGGAAGCAAGAAGGTTAAGACATGACTATTCCGATATTGTTATTCGTTCAGTCCAACCAATTCTCTGGCTTGTGGTTTTCGGCAGCGTTTTCACTAATTACAGAGTGATTCCCACTGGAGAATATTCCTATCTGGAATTCGTGGCACCTGGTGTTCTCGGTCAGTCAGTGCTCTTCGTCTCCATTTTCTTCGGGCTGATGCTCGTCTGGGACAGAGAGTCAGGCAATCTCTCTAAACTTCTGGTTTCTCCTGCCTCTAGATACTCAATTGTGTTCGGAAAAAGTTTGTCTGCGGGCATTAGGTCTATTGCTCAGGGTGCTGTGGTCATTCTGCTGATTCTTCTGGTTGGTATAAGATTCAGAACCAACCCTTTCTTGGTGCTCATGGTTTTTCCTGCAATCGTACTCATTGCTGCTGTTTCTGCCAGCATCTCAATATTTTTCACAAGTTTGCTGAAAACAAGGGAGCGGGTGATGGGCATAGGGCAGGTGCTTACAATGCCACTTTTCTTTACAAGTAACGCACTGTATCCTGTTTCCATAATGCCATGGTGGCTCCAGTGGATTGCCTATGCAAATCCGCTCACCTATGGAATAAACATTCTTCGCTCTCTCATGCTCACTGGCGACCTCTCTGGAATTCCCCTTGACATCGCAGTGCTTACTGGCTATCTTCTCGTGCTTACTCTGGTGAATGGTAGGTTGTTACAACGCATTATGGAATAA
- a CDS encoding ATP-binding cassette domain-containing protein yields MTAISIKNVSKRYSNGVLAVDNVSLEIKTGEIFGLLGPNGAGKTTLIKLLTTLIFPTAGEITVGGFKRAREDHKIREIIGYVPQDISSDAALTGYENILISAKLHGIYGSKAKEIAENILKRLELWEARNRIVRTYSGGMIRKLEIGQAMVHSPSILFLDEPTVGLDPSARKHVWEHIRKLHEEGITILMTTHYMEEADELCNRIAMMAQGRIAVVDAPANLKKSVGQGCIAFKLAGKVPDKLPIENSRLNGENVLVYCRNPSEELPKYLKMLENAGCSITSVEIKETSLDDAFMKYVGRRMQDMEQWSATRKMRRVARRLE; encoded by the coding sequence ATGACTGCAATTTCCATAAAGAATGTCTCAAAGCGATACTCAAATGGTGTTCTGGCTGTGGATAATGTCTCGCTTGAGATAAAAACAGGTGAGATTTTCGGGTTGCTTGGTCCCAATGGCGCTGGAAAAACTACGCTCATAAAACTTCTCACTACTCTGATTTTTCCCACAGCTGGAGAGATTACAGTTGGAGGTTTCAAAAGAGCAAGAGAAGACCATAAAATCCGAGAAATCATAGGGTATGTGCCTCAGGACATCTCCTCAGATGCTGCACTCACCGGGTATGAAAACATTTTGATTTCAGCAAAACTTCATGGAATTTACGGGAGCAAGGCTAAAGAAATCGCAGAAAACATTCTGAAACGGCTTGAACTCTGGGAGGCAAGAAACAGAATTGTGCGAACTTACTCGGGCGGCATGATTAGGAAACTGGAGATTGGGCAGGCGATGGTACATTCCCCAAGCATTCTCTTTCTCGACGAGCCAACAGTGGGCCTAGACCCTTCTGCAAGAAAGCATGTCTGGGAACACATCAGAAAACTCCATGAGGAGGGAATTACAATTTTAATGACCACGCATTACATGGAAGAGGCAGATGAACTCTGCAATAGAATTGCGATGATGGCTCAAGGTAGAATTGCTGTTGTGGATGCACCTGCAAATCTTAAAAAGTCAGTAGGACAGGGCTGCATTGCATTCAAGTTAGCTGGCAAAGTCCCTGATAAACTGCCGATTGAAAACTCTCGCCTTAATGGAGAAAACGTACTTGTGTACTGCCGTAACCCCTCTGAAGAACTGCCAAAGTACCTGAAAATGCTTGAAAATGCTGGTTGCTCCATCACATCAGTTGAAATAAAGGAAACTTCACTGGATGATGCATTCATGAAGTATGTGGGCAGGAGAATGCAGGACATGGAGCAGTGGAGTGCAACAAGAAAGATGAGAAGAGTGGCGAGGAGGCTGGAATAA
- a CDS encoding C13 family peptidase: MDRQGHPLLGLFEPTIATGYFGEVYIAFSRYGIERGIGMATNYKEPGEVVETMQTTIDSLPDEVFDKNPDERRTTLNNKLEAIENMLEANNTKGAVQKMKTEVMPKVSGEEGSWIQGSDAAMEVSAKGEQFTTSVSDTNGYSVWLYYSLLTPTTVKLEWGMNFEAWKIELYVSNIAEYNWKDVTGSTSVTVSIQPNTQYTAQVKALWEAQKIYSDPITFKSTFAITGCDFAVLPEGKGYVYASGNIPLLGYQYLYFRKESGSYIRSSVIADGSSCNVRFDVVNLEENVKYYYYVELRCVGNGVAQSATYCVVYNSPAITNIVWVPEYEKGKITWTTSVGTTNNYITYKEVDGTQQWSVTASGSGSTTHTAYITGLKPSGKYQFTVHSKYGGSELTGQKTGETRMYVSPYGSMDIFNGKEILYGIWWTSTKKPGYKPEVWYLTLGTRWQYVSVDMGSASYDGAKWRWYVFLSIPNPERNANIPVYWYVWMKYDIEGYGVGEIEQTTTQCDRCYKNSDADKLFDCEEGYYGTNKYKPDTDYDGVSDYDEVQGFVKRYVRDTGLKGYLFYLQPPSDGYSKMFSYHTNPLIADTDGDGKKDSADLVPLDYDMDGDGYLSSLWLILPKIYVPGWGLINNPYYLQRLASAVRNDRWLVKTDHGYIEDGDIDGDCIDNNADPDDDGDGMSDYYEWLYGIAYGGWQHLLIYNARYAILVGGGGVKPPASTEDANIPAFWIDTYSMYNKLVEGCGYLPENVELLYCPWFVFTYVSTFYEDWAPNAKVRVDFGNWETIPVGESWKIGQTIEVSYDGGYLYYRDTNSYNGVIRLRFLRGWGGDLIGDRYGYYWQDSSNHNQAIDGEATYEDFCTSLSSIGKKITENDFITILFNQHGFNGGLEFRLKEKTIKDHYDIYKVIIEGSCIWWEDIESQIDSMISEYARMVIVVQACYSGSAITHLAGDKRVVVTSATENEVSWGELGTYDHWAFLWEGKHNWWDVHPGFIPNMGSIIQPFSVGWAFKKGFDAAQMNKIEAWGWIIIDGRSTPQISNIALADSTYW; encoded by the coding sequence ATGGACAGGCAGGGACATCCATTGCTTGGCCTCTTTGAACCCACAATAGCCACGGGCTACTTCGGTGAGGTTTATATAGCCTTTAGTCGTTATGGAATTGAGCGAGGCATTGGAATGGCAACGAATTACAAGGAGCCTGGTGAGGTTGTGGAGACGATGCAGACAACAATTGATAGTTTGCCAGACGAGGTTTTTGACAAGAACCCAGATGAGCGGAGAACAACACTGAACAACAAGCTTGAGGCAATCGAGAACATGCTGGAGGCGAACAACACTAAAGGAGCGGTGCAGAAGATGAAAACGGAAGTAATGCCGAAGGTGTCAGGTGAAGAAGGGAGCTGGATACAGGGAAGTGATGCCGCAATGGAGGTATCAGCGAAAGGAGAGCAATTTACAACAAGCGTTTCTGATACCAATGGGTATAGTGTCTGGCTCTATTACTCACTTCTCACACCAACAACTGTAAAATTAGAATGGGGAATGAATTTTGAAGCATGGAAAATCGAACTTTATGTGAGCAACATAGCTGAGTATAACTGGAAAGATGTAACTGGGAGCACCAGTGTAACAGTTTCTATCCAACCAAACACTCAATATACTGCACAAGTGAAGGCTCTATGGGAAGCCCAAAAAATATATTCAGACCCAATTACATTTAAGAGCACATTTGCAATTACAGGCTGTGATTTTGCCGTATTACCTGAGGGAAAGGGGTATGTATATGCATCTGGAAATATACCATTGCTTGGGTATCAGTATCTTTATTTTAGGAAGGAGAGTGGGAGTTACATAAGGAGCAGTGTAATTGCGGATGGAAGCTCGTGCAATGTGAGATTTGATGTAGTGAATTTAGAGGAGAATGTGAAATACTACTACTATGTTGAGTTGAGATGTGTTGGAAATGGTGTAGCACAGAGCGCCACATATTGTGTAGTTTATAACTCACCAGCGATTACAAATATAGTATGGGTGCCTGAGTACGAGAAAGGAAAAATAACATGGACAACAAGTGTTGGAACCACAAACAACTATATAACTTACAAAGAAGTGGATGGAACCCAGCAATGGTCTGTTACTGCAAGTGGGTCTGGGAGCACGACACACACGGCATACATTACAGGGTTAAAACCATCGGGCAAATACCAATTTACGGTCCACTCTAAATATGGAGGTTCGGAGTTAACTGGACAAAAAACTGGTGAAACGAGAATGTATGTCTCTCCATATGGAAGTATGGACATATTTAATGGAAAGGAGATTTTGTATGGGATATGGTGGACATCTACCAAAAAACCCGGTTACAAACCAGAGGTATGGTATCTCACACTCGGTACTAGATGGCAATATGTAAGTGTAGATATGGGGAGTGCCTCTTATGATGGGGCAAAATGGCGGTGGTATGTATTTCTCTCCATTCCGAACCCCGAAAGAAACGCCAACATTCCAGTTTACTGGTATGTGTGGATGAAGTATGACATTGAGGGCTATGGGGTTGGTGAGATTGAACAAACCACCACACAGTGTGATAGATGTTACAAGAATTCAGACGCAGACAAGTTATTTGATTGCGAAGAAGGATATTACGGAACAAACAAATACAAACCAGATACAGATTATGATGGTGTCTCAGACTATGATGAAGTGCAAGGGTTTGTGAAAAGGTATGTAAGAGATACTGGCCTAAAAGGGTATTTGTTTTATCTCCAACCACCTTCTGATGGCTACTCAAAGATGTTCAGTTACCATACAAATCCACTCATTGCTGATACAGATGGGGATGGAAAAAAGGATTCAGCTGATCTTGTACCATTGGATTATGATATGGATGGAGATGGGTATCTTTCTTCATTGTGGTTGATTTTGCCGAAAATATATGTCCCTGGATGGGGATTGATAAACAATCCCTACTATCTACAGAGGCTTGCAAGTGCAGTAAGAAATGATAGATGGCTAGTGAAAACTGACCATGGATATATAGAAGATGGAGATATAGATGGAGATTGTATAGACAACAACGCCGATCCAGATGATGATGGTGACGGAATGAGTGATTATTACGAGTGGTTATATGGCATTGCCTATGGTGGATGGCAGCATCTTTTGATTTACAATGCAAGATATGCTATTTTGGTAGGGGGCGGTGGCGTGAAACCTCCAGCAAGTACAGAAGATGCAAACATTCCAGCTTTCTGGATAGATACCTATAGCATGTACAACAAATTGGTAGAGGGATGTGGATATTTACCTGAAAATGTAGAACTTCTGTATTGTCCGTGGTTTGTGTTTACATATGTCTCTACTTTTTACGAGGATTGGGCCCCCAACGCCAAGGTAAGAGTGGATTTCGGCAATTGGGAAACTATTCCTGTTGGTGAATCTTGGAAGATTGGACAAACGATTGAAGTATCCTATGATGGAGGCTATCTCTATTATAGAGACACAAACAGTTATAATGGGGTTATTAGATTGAGATTTCTACGAGGATGGGGTGGTGACTTGATAGGAGACAGGTATGGGTATTATTGGCAGGATTCTTCCAATCATAATCAAGCTATAGATGGGGAGGCTACATACGAAGATTTCTGTACATCGCTTTCCTCGATTGGCAAGAAAATCACAGAGAACGATTTCATTACAATCTTATTCAATCAGCATGGATTTAATGGTGGCTTGGAGTTCCGACTGAAAGAAAAGACTATTAAAGACCACTACGATATATATAAAGTGATAATTGAGGGTAGTTGTATATGGTGGGAGGATATTGAATCTCAAATAGATTCAATGATTTCAGAGTATGCAAGAATGGTTATCGTAGTTCAAGCATGTTACAGTGGAAGTGCCATAACTCATCTTGCAGGAGATAAAAGAGTAGTAGTAACTTCTGCAACGGAAAATGAAGTTTCTTGGGGAGAACTAGGAACATATGATCATTGGGCTTTCCTTTGGGAAGGAAAGCATAACTGGTGGGATGTACATCCTGGCTTTATACCTAACATGGGTTCCATCATTCAGCCTTTCTCTGTTGGTTGGGCTTTCAAAAAAGGGTTTGATGCAGCCCAAATGAACAAAATAGAGGCGTGGGGCTGGATAATCATAGATGGTAGATCTACCCCCCAGATTTCAAATATAGCTCTAGCAGATTCTACATACTGGTAG